In Musa acuminata AAA Group cultivar baxijiao chromosome BXJ2-8, Cavendish_Baxijiao_AAA, whole genome shotgun sequence, one genomic interval encodes:
- the LOC135619956 gene encoding pentatricopeptide repeat-containing protein At3g23020-like yields the protein MLRSRIPATPDVAGVAPAENLLSLGFVSHKKGKNQILFRDFVRPSAMKSGICARLKLGGNNFPVKSEVKRTSVSYGGCIPSVLRALETFPDLDEALKPWEDSLSSKERTIILKEQTDWRRAVEIFNWFKRKGCYELNVIHYNVMLRILGEAQKWDLVGSFWNEMQSNRIMPTNSTYGTLINAYCKGGLNKAALVWLSDLYKQGMEPDEVTMGVILQTYKKAGKFQKAEQFFRRWSSDIYDDGETQKGYSLYTYNTLIDTYGKAGQLEKASRTFTQMLGEGIVPDTVTFNTMIHLYGNNGCLEEISSLMTMMDEHHCVADTRTYNILISVYLKMNDIDTAASYFSKLKVAGLEPDIVSYRTLLYAYSVRNMVGEAEALIMEMEELSLEIDEYTQSALTRMYTNVGLIDKSWSWFEKLSDKMSSECFSANIDAFGENGHIHLVEKAFSCCLSRQKLSVLVFNVMIKAYGLQKNCNKAAELFDGMIGYGVVPDQCTYSSIIQLLSAAELPHKAVYYVRKMQEAGLVTDCIPYSVVMTCFAKLGELQTAEDLFKEMISFKIQPDIVVYSILINAFAEVGNVHEAMKYVDSMKSAGLTLNSIICNSLIKLYTKVGYLREAQEVYEFLKSSEDSPDAYASNCMIDLYSENAMLGEAEEIFDNLKCNGKSNEFSYGMMLCLNKRLGRLGEAFFIAKEMQTLQLLTSSVSCNNIIALYATNGRTKEAVETFRYMLASGIPPDDGTFKTLGLVLLRHGVSKEAINQLESVRGEDAEVGLEEWIKAICSVLRFDVNLRHVGKTKSCYNIEPFTVNLCEKEFALKELGDVKQGLCG from the coding sequence ATGTTGCGTAGTCGGATTCCGGCAACGCCGGACGTCGCTGGAGTCGCGCCTGCGGAGAATCTTTTATCGCTAGGGTTTGTGTCTCACAAGAAAGGGAAAAATCAGATTTTGTTTCGAGATTTTGTTCGTCCATCAGCAATGAAGAGTGGGATTTGTGCACGACTAAAACTTGGGGGAAATAATTTTCCTGTCAAATCCGAAGTCAAGAGAACATCGGTCTCGTATGGAGGGTGTATTCCATCGGTCTTGCGAGCACTGGAAACATTTCCAGATTTAGATGAGGCTCTGAAGCCATGGGAAGACAGCCTCAGCAGCAAGGAGAGGACTATAATTTTGAAAGAGCAAACGGATTGGAGAAGGGCTGTCGAGATCTTTAATTGGTTTAAGAGAAAGGGGTGTTACGAACTCAATGTGATTCACTACAATGTCATGCTCAGGATTCTCGGGGAAGCGCAAAAATGGGATCTTGTTGGGTCGTTCTGGAACGAGATGCAATCCAATAGGATAATGCCGACGAATTCAACTTACGGTACACTCATCAATGCTTACTGCAAGGGAGGCCTCAATAAAGCAGCGCTCGTCTGGTTAAGTGATCTCTACAAGCAAGGAATGGAGCCAGATGAGGTGACAATGGGAGTCATTCTCCAAACATATAAAAAGGCTGGGAAGTTCCAAAAGGCAGAGCAGTTCTTTCGAAGGTGGTCATCAGATATTTATGATGATGGTGAAACACAGAAGGGTTACAGCTTATACACGTATAATACGCTGATTGATACTTACGGAAAAGCAGGGCAGCTTGAGAAGGCTTCGAGGACCTTTACACAAATGTTGGGAGAAGGTATTGTTCCAGACACAGTCACTTTCAATACAATGATTCATCTTTATGGTAACAATGGGTGCCTGGAAGAAATATCTTCCTTGATGACAATGATGGATGAACACCATTGTGTCGCTGATACAAGAACATATAACATACTTATCTCAGTCTATCTAAAGATGAATGATATCGACACAGCAGCTAGTTACTTTTCAAAGTTGAAGGTAGCTGGTCTAGAACCAGATATTGTCAGTTACCGCACTCTTTTATATGCATATTCTGTGAGGAACATGGTTGGAGAAGCAGAAGCTCTTATAATGGAGATGGAAGAACTATCTCTTGAGATTGACGAGTACACACAATCAGCTTTGACGAGGATGTACACAAATGTGGGGTTGATTGATAAATCATGGTCTTGGTTTGAGAAGTTAAGTGACAAAATGAGTTCGGAGTGCTTTTCTGCCAATATTGATGCTTTTGGGGAGAATGGGCACATCCATCTTGTGGAGAAAGCTTTTTCTTGTTGCTTGTCCAGGCAAAAGCTGAGTGTTCTTGTGTTCAATGTGATGATAAAGGCTTATGGGTTGCAAAAGAACTGTAATAAGGCTGCTGAGTTGTTTGATGGAATGATAGGCTATGGCGTTGTGCCAGATCAGTGCACTTATAGTTCAATAATACAGTTGCTATCAGCTGCTGAACTACCTCATAAAGCAGTATACTATGTCAGAAAAATGCAAGAGGCAGGTTTGGTTACCGACTGCATTCCATATTCAGTGGTAATGACTTGCTTTGCTAAGCTCGGCGAATTACAAACAGCAGAAGATCTATTTAAAGAAATGATTAGCTTTAAAATTCAACCCGATATTGTTGTTTACTCCATTCTAATAAATGCATTTGCGGAAGTTGGAAATGTTCATGAAGCCATGAAATATGTTGATTCCATGAAGAGTGCTGGTTTGACTCTCAACTCAATAATTTGTAACTCTCTGATCAAACTCTATACAAAGGTTGGATACTTGAGAGAAGCACAAGAGGTTTATGAATTCTTGAAATCGTCGGAAGACAGTCCAGATGCATATGCATCAAATTGCATGATTGATCTTTACAGTGAAAATGCTATGCTAGGAGAGGCAGAAGAGATCTTTGACAACTTGAAATGCAATGGAAAGTCTAATGAGTTTTCATATGGAATGATGCTGTGTTTGAACAAAAGACTTGGGCGACTTGGCGAAGCTTTTTTCATTGCCAAAGAGATGCAAACCTTACAACTCCTGACCAGCTCAGTGAGTTGCAATAATATAATAGCTTTGTACGCAACTAATGGGAGAACGAAGGAAGCTGTGGAAACTTTCCGTTACATGCTGGCCTCGGGTATACCACCCGATGATGGTACATTCAAGACATTAGGTCTTGTTTTGCTTAGGCATGGAGTGTCAAAGGAAGCTATAAACCAATTAGAATCTGTGAGAGGAGAAGATGCTGAAGTTGGTTTGGAAGAATGGATCAAGGCTATATGCTCTGTCCTCAGATTTGATGTTAATCTGAGGCATGTGGGTAAAACAAAGAGTTGTTATAACATAGAACCTTTTACCGTAAATCTGTGCGAGAAAGAATTTGCATTGAAGGAATTAGGCGATGTCAAGCAAGGATTGTGTGGCTAA
- the LOC135619959 gene encoding BURP domain-containing protein 12-like, giving the protein MAATPPLLVFLLLALVVLSPRPHVAASDVSPSGGAAANPFTARAALIRYWKRMVPTNRPQADFLLAKLSPLSALDSATFSSLVAADPSALSRRLPAICAAARLLCSPATANTYSAAARKDDSSAFASYQNSNFSDYGTGAAGGRSSFKNYSDDLNVPVDTFRRYSRDSTGHNDSFASYSPEGNVVTANFTSYGSSATGGAGDFASYDHESNVPDLKFTNYDADATGRRRSFSSYSDDTNAGDQSFAGYGKDGNGVPTSFTSYADNSNVIGSSFAGYGEGANGANDSFASYGFNGNVPENNFRSYGDGGNSGSERFTSYRDQSNVGDDRFTSYAKGGNAAAADFVNYGNSFNEGSDSFKGYGEGSSKHSVTFKSYAADNTSFKAYAKSGVDFKAYRNSSVIPSSSSSVIPSSSLLSLRKAGGRPANRWLVEPGKFFRERDLRRGSVMPMPDIRDKMPPRSFLPRSIAGRIPFSATEVRRIFGIPADTALGRAVADTVAECERAPNRDETKRCATSAEDVIDFAVSVLGSDVVVRSTANTTGSKGNILIGKVGGVNGGKITKSVSCHQSLFPYLVYYCHSVPKVRVYEAEILAVESKEKINHGIAICHLDTSDWSASHGAFVALGSAPGKIEVCHWIFEGDMTWTVAD; this is encoded by the coding sequence ATGGCCGCCACTCCGCCTCTGCTCGTCTTCCTTCTCCTTGCCTTAGTAGTGCTCTCTCCCCGTCCCCACGTGGCGGCCTCTGATGTATCACCCAGCGGCGGCGCTGCAGCCAATCCCTTCACTGCCAGGGCGGCCCTGATCCGGTATTGGAAACGAATGGTGCCCACCAACCGGCCCCAGGCAGACTTCCTCCTCGCCAAGCTCTCCCCGCTCTCCGCCCTCGACTCCGCCACCTTCTCGTCGCTCGTGGCCGCCGACCCCTCCGCCCTCTCCCGCCGTCTCCCCGCCATCTGCGCCGCAGCTCGCCTCCTCTGCTCCCCCGCCACCGCCAACACCTACTCCGCCGCCGCCCGCAAGGACGACTCCTCCGCGTTCGCCTCCTACCAGAACTCCAACTTCTCCGACTACGGCACCGGCGCCGCCGGCGGGCGCAGCTCCTTCAAGAACTACTCCGACGACCTCAACGTGCCCGTCGATACCTTCCGCCGCTACAGCCGCGACTCCACCGGCCACAACGACTCCTTCGCCTCTTACTCTCCCGAAGGCAACGTTGTCACCGCCAACTTCACCAGCTACGGCTCCTCCGCCACTGGCGGTGCCGGAGACTTCGCATCCTACGACCACGAGTCCAACGTCCCCGACCTCAAGTTCACCAACTACGATGCCGATGCCACCGGCCGGCGCCGGTCCTTCTCCAGCTACTCGGATGACACCAACGCTGGAGACCAGTCCTTCGCCGGCTACGGTAAGGACGGCAACGGCGTGCCCACCTCCTTCACCAGCTACGCCGACAACTCCAACGTCATCGGCTCCTCCTTCGCCGGCTACGGCGAGGGCGCCAACGGCGCTAACGACTCCTTCGCCTCCTACGGGTTCAATGGGAACGTGCCGGAGAACAACTTCCGGTCCTACGGCGACGGCGGCAACTCCGGGTCGGAGCGGTTCACCAGCTACCGCGACCAGTCCAACGTCGGTGACGACAGATTCACCTCCTACGCAAAGGGCGggaacgccgccgccgccgacttCGTCAACTACGGGAACTCCTTCAACGAGGGCAGCGACTCCTTCAAGGGCTATGGCGAGGGCTCCTCCAAGCACAGTGTCACGTTCAAGAGCTACGCCGCAGATAACACCTCCTTCAAGGCGTACGCCAAATCCGGCGTCGACTTCAAGGCCTACAGAAACTCCTCCGTCATCCCCTCATCGTCCTCCTCCGTCATCCCCTCATCGTCTCTCCTCTCCCTCCGGAAGGCTGGCGGAAGACCGGCGAATCGGTGGCTGGTGGAGCCGGGGAAATTCTTCCGTGAGCGCGACCTGCGTCGGGGGAGCGTGATGCCAATGCCGGACATCCGGGACAAGATGCCGCCGCGGTCCTTCCTCCCGCGCTCGATCGCGGGGCGGATCCCGTTCTCCGCCACCGAGGTCCGGCGTATCTTCGGAATCCCGGCTGATACGGCGCTGGGGAGGGCGGTGGCGGACACGGTGGCCGAGTGCGAGCGGGCGCCCAACCGCGACGAGACGAAGCGGTGCGCCACCTCGGCGGAGGACGTGATCGACTTCGCTGTCTCCGTACTTGGAAGCGACGTGGTGGTGCGGAGCACAGCGAACACGACGGGCTCCAAGGGGAACATCCTCATAGGGAAGGTGGGCGGGGTGAATGGCGGTAAGATCACCAAGTCGGTGTCATGCCACCAGAGCTTGTTCCCATACCTAGTATACTACTGCCACTCGGTGCCAAAGGTGCGGGTGTACGAGGCGGAGATCCTGGCTGTCGAATCGAAGGAGAAGATCAACCACGGCATCGCCATCTGTCACTTGGACACGTCGGACTGGAGCGCCAGCCACGGAGCCTTCGTGGCACTGGGGTCCGCGCCAGGGAAGATCGAGGTGTGCCATTGGATCTTCGAAGGAGACATGACGTGGACGGTCGCCGATTGA
- the LOC135619960 gene encoding protein farnesyltransferase subunit beta-like isoform X1, with protein sequence MPLRIAHRRSAAPKTKDRRIRTTTTRREARREAAAAAGRCSSSGLPRSGSSTPMGSSPNRSSSSSSSSSVSPPPSPSDRQGRLTTTQLEQLRVEQEVYGIYRLFHGVAPHTRSFTLELWRDKHIEFLTRGLKQLGPNYHVLDANRPWLCYWIIHSITLMGESVNSELEDNVVQFLSHCEDKNGGYGGGPGQMPHLATTYAAVNTLITLGGEMSLSSIHRENMLKFLLQMKDSSGAFRMHNGGEIDVRACYTAISVASILNVLDDELVTDLGNYILSCQTYEGGIAGEPGSEAHGGYTFCGLATMILINEADKLDLPSLVDWVASRQGVECGFQGRVNKLVDGCYSFWQGGVLALAQRLLPIVHKQLESSFISGVQASAECKKSCNFTAEETGQDENLCRAGTSHPENEGEELSDFGFSFIGRHTECGPLFHSIALQQYILLCSQVLEGGFRDKPGKQRDFYHSCYCLSGLSVSQYSWSKDDGGPPLTSAVLGPYTNLLEPVHPLYNVVLHKYYKSHEFFSTL encoded by the exons ATGCCGCTCCGCATCGCCCACCGACGCAGCGCAGCACCCAAAACAAAAGATCGCCGGATTCGTACTACTACCACTAGGCGAGAAGCGAGGAGAgaagctgccgccgccgccggtcGTTGTTCCTCCTCCGGTCTTCCAAGAAGCGGTAGCTCCACTCCCATGGGGTCTTCGCCCaaccgctcctcctcctcctcctcctcctcctccgtctcccCGCCGCCGTCTCCCTCCGACCGGCAAGGGAGGCTCACCACGACGCAGCTGGAACAGCTCAGGGTGGAGCAGGAGGTCTACGGGATCTACCGCCTCTTCCATGGCGTCGCCCCCCACACCCGGTCCTTCAC GCTAGAACTTTGGCGTGACAAACACATTGAATTTCTAACAAGAGGGCTCAAGCAACTTGGACCAAACTATCATGTGCTAGATGCCAA TCGTCCTTGGCTATGCTATTGGATTATTCACTCAATCACTTTAATGGGAGAATCTGTCAACTCAGAACTTGAAGACAATGTGGTGCAATTTTTGTCCCATTGTGAG GACAAAAATGGTGGATATGGTGGTGGACCAGGGcag ATGCCTCATCTTGCAACAACTTATGCTGCTGTTAACACACTTATTACTTTGGGAGGCGAGATGTCGTTGTCATCTATACATAG agaaaatatgctcaagtttttgctgCAGATGAAAGATTCTTCAGGTGCATTCAG AATGCATAATGGCGGTGAAATTGATGTTCGTGCTTGCTATACGGCAATATCG GTTGCTAGTATTCTCAATGTTCTGGATGATGAGCTGGTAACAGATCTTGGAAATTATATTTTGAG CTGTCAAACATATGAAGGTGGTATTGCTGGGGAGCCTGGTTCAGAAGCTCATGGGGG GTACACATTCTGTGGGCTGGCCACAATGATTCTGATTAATGAGGCTGATAAGCTGGATTTGCCTAGTTTAGTT GACTGGGTAGCATCTCGTCAAGGAGTGGAGTGTGGCTTTCAAGGGCGAGTAAATAAGTTGGTTGACGGTTGCTACTCCTTTTGGCAA GGAGGTGTTCTTGCTTTGGCACAAAGGCTATTGCCGATTGTTCACAAACAGCTGGAGTCCTCTTTTATCAGTGGAGTGCAGGCATCTGCTGAGTGTAAGAAATCATGTAATTTCACTGCAGAGGAAACTGGCCAAGATGAAAACTTATGCAGAGCTGGGACTTCTCATCCTGAAAATGAAG GAGAAGAACTTTCAGATTTTGGTTTTTCTTTTATAGGAAGACATACTGAATGTGGCCCTTTATTCCATAGTATCGCTTTGCAGCAATATATACTCCTATGTTCCCAG GTGCTTGAGGGAGGATTCAGGGACAAGCCTGGCAAGCAGCGGGACTTCTACCACTCATGCTACTGCCTGAGTGGTCTGTCCGTGTCTCAGTATAGCTGGTCAAAAGATGATGGTGGACCTCCATTAACGAGTGCAGTGTTGGGTCCCTACACTAACCTGTTGGAGCCAGTCCATCCTCTCTATAATGTTGTTCTCCATAAATACTACAAATCACATGAATTCTTCTCAACTCTCTGA
- the LOC135619960 gene encoding protein farnesyltransferase subunit beta-like isoform X2, producing the protein MPLRIAHRRSAAPKTKDRRIRTTTTRREARREAAAAAGRCSSSGLPRSGSSTPMGSSPNRSSSSSSSSSVSPPPSPSDRQGRLTTTQLEQLRVEQEVYGIYRLFHGVAPHTRSFTLELWRDKHIEFLTRGLKQLGPNYHVLDANRPWLCYWIIHSITLMGESVNSELEDNVVQFLSHCEDKNGGYGGGPGQMPHLATTYAAVNTLITLGGEMSLSSIHRENMLKFLLQMKDSSGAFRMHNGGEIDVRACYTAISVASILNVLDDELVTDLGNYILSCQTYEGGIAGEPGSEAHGGYTFCGLATMILINEADKLDLPSLVGGVLALAQRLLPIVHKQLESSFISGVQASAECKKSCNFTAEETGQDENLCRAGTSHPENEGEELSDFGFSFIGRHTECGPLFHSIALQQYILLCSQVLEGGFRDKPGKQRDFYHSCYCLSGLSVSQYSWSKDDGGPPLTSAVLGPYTNLLEPVHPLYNVVLHKYYKSHEFFSTL; encoded by the exons ATGCCGCTCCGCATCGCCCACCGACGCAGCGCAGCACCCAAAACAAAAGATCGCCGGATTCGTACTACTACCACTAGGCGAGAAGCGAGGAGAgaagctgccgccgccgccggtcGTTGTTCCTCCTCCGGTCTTCCAAGAAGCGGTAGCTCCACTCCCATGGGGTCTTCGCCCaaccgctcctcctcctcctcctcctcctcctccgtctcccCGCCGCCGTCTCCCTCCGACCGGCAAGGGAGGCTCACCACGACGCAGCTGGAACAGCTCAGGGTGGAGCAGGAGGTCTACGGGATCTACCGCCTCTTCCATGGCGTCGCCCCCCACACCCGGTCCTTCAC GCTAGAACTTTGGCGTGACAAACACATTGAATTTCTAACAAGAGGGCTCAAGCAACTTGGACCAAACTATCATGTGCTAGATGCCAA TCGTCCTTGGCTATGCTATTGGATTATTCACTCAATCACTTTAATGGGAGAATCTGTCAACTCAGAACTTGAAGACAATGTGGTGCAATTTTTGTCCCATTGTGAG GACAAAAATGGTGGATATGGTGGTGGACCAGGGcag ATGCCTCATCTTGCAACAACTTATGCTGCTGTTAACACACTTATTACTTTGGGAGGCGAGATGTCGTTGTCATCTATACATAG agaaaatatgctcaagtttttgctgCAGATGAAAGATTCTTCAGGTGCATTCAG AATGCATAATGGCGGTGAAATTGATGTTCGTGCTTGCTATACGGCAATATCG GTTGCTAGTATTCTCAATGTTCTGGATGATGAGCTGGTAACAGATCTTGGAAATTATATTTTGAG CTGTCAAACATATGAAGGTGGTATTGCTGGGGAGCCTGGTTCAGAAGCTCATGGGGG GTACACATTCTGTGGGCTGGCCACAATGATTCTGATTAATGAGGCTGATAAGCTGGATTTGCCTAGTTTAGTT GGAGGTGTTCTTGCTTTGGCACAAAGGCTATTGCCGATTGTTCACAAACAGCTGGAGTCCTCTTTTATCAGTGGAGTGCAGGCATCTGCTGAGTGTAAGAAATCATGTAATTTCACTGCAGAGGAAACTGGCCAAGATGAAAACTTATGCAGAGCTGGGACTTCTCATCCTGAAAATGAAG GAGAAGAACTTTCAGATTTTGGTTTTTCTTTTATAGGAAGACATACTGAATGTGGCCCTTTATTCCATAGTATCGCTTTGCAGCAATATATACTCCTATGTTCCCAG GTGCTTGAGGGAGGATTCAGGGACAAGCCTGGCAAGCAGCGGGACTTCTACCACTCATGCTACTGCCTGAGTGGTCTGTCCGTGTCTCAGTATAGCTGGTCAAAAGATGATGGTGGACCTCCATTAACGAGTGCAGTGTTGGGTCCCTACACTAACCTGTTGGAGCCAGTCCATCCTCTCTATAATGTTGTTCTCCATAAATACTACAAATCACATGAATTCTTCTCAACTCTCTGA
- the LOC135619960 gene encoding protein farnesyltransferase subunit beta-like isoform X3: MPLRIAHRRSAAPKTKDRRIRTTTTRREARREAAAAAGRCSSSGLPRSGSSTPMGSSPNRSSSSSSSSSVSPPPSPSDRQGRLTTTQLEQLRVEQEVYGIYRLFHGVAPHTRSFTLELWRDKHIEFLTRGLKQLGPNYHVLDANRPWLCYWIIHSITLMGESVNSELEDNVVQFLSHCEDKNGGYGGGPGQMPHLATTYAAVNTLITLGGEMSLSSIHRENMLKFLLQMKDSSGAFRMHNGGEIDVRACYTAISVASILNVLDDELVTDLGNYILSCQTYEGGIAGEPGSEAHGGYTFCGLATMILINEADKLDLPSLVDWVASRQGVECGFQGRVNKLVDGCYSFWQGGVLALAQRLLPIVHKQLESSFISGVQASAECKKSCNFTAEETGQDENLCRAGTSHPENEGEELSDFGFSFIGRHTECGPLFHSIALQQYILLCSQHCICRCLREDSGTSLASSGTSTTHATA, from the exons ATGCCGCTCCGCATCGCCCACCGACGCAGCGCAGCACCCAAAACAAAAGATCGCCGGATTCGTACTACTACCACTAGGCGAGAAGCGAGGAGAgaagctgccgccgccgccggtcGTTGTTCCTCCTCCGGTCTTCCAAGAAGCGGTAGCTCCACTCCCATGGGGTCTTCGCCCaaccgctcctcctcctcctcctcctcctcctccgtctcccCGCCGCCGTCTCCCTCCGACCGGCAAGGGAGGCTCACCACGACGCAGCTGGAACAGCTCAGGGTGGAGCAGGAGGTCTACGGGATCTACCGCCTCTTCCATGGCGTCGCCCCCCACACCCGGTCCTTCAC GCTAGAACTTTGGCGTGACAAACACATTGAATTTCTAACAAGAGGGCTCAAGCAACTTGGACCAAACTATCATGTGCTAGATGCCAA TCGTCCTTGGCTATGCTATTGGATTATTCACTCAATCACTTTAATGGGAGAATCTGTCAACTCAGAACTTGAAGACAATGTGGTGCAATTTTTGTCCCATTGTGAG GACAAAAATGGTGGATATGGTGGTGGACCAGGGcag ATGCCTCATCTTGCAACAACTTATGCTGCTGTTAACACACTTATTACTTTGGGAGGCGAGATGTCGTTGTCATCTATACATAG agaaaatatgctcaagtttttgctgCAGATGAAAGATTCTTCAGGTGCATTCAG AATGCATAATGGCGGTGAAATTGATGTTCGTGCTTGCTATACGGCAATATCG GTTGCTAGTATTCTCAATGTTCTGGATGATGAGCTGGTAACAGATCTTGGAAATTATATTTTGAG CTGTCAAACATATGAAGGTGGTATTGCTGGGGAGCCTGGTTCAGAAGCTCATGGGGG GTACACATTCTGTGGGCTGGCCACAATGATTCTGATTAATGAGGCTGATAAGCTGGATTTGCCTAGTTTAGTT GACTGGGTAGCATCTCGTCAAGGAGTGGAGTGTGGCTTTCAAGGGCGAGTAAATAAGTTGGTTGACGGTTGCTACTCCTTTTGGCAA GGAGGTGTTCTTGCTTTGGCACAAAGGCTATTGCCGATTGTTCACAAACAGCTGGAGTCCTCTTTTATCAGTGGAGTGCAGGCATCTGCTGAGTGTAAGAAATCATGTAATTTCACTGCAGAGGAAACTGGCCAAGATGAAAACTTATGCAGAGCTGGGACTTCTCATCCTGAAAATGAAG GAGAAGAACTTTCAGATTTTGGTTTTTCTTTTATAGGAAGACATACTGAATGTGGCCCTTTATTCCATAGTATCGCTTTGCAGCAATATATACTCCTATGTTCCCAG CATTGCATCTGTAGGTGCTTGAGGGAGGATTCAGGGACAAGCCTGGCAAGCAGCGGGACTTCTACCACTCATGCTACTGCCTGA
- the LOC135580896 gene encoding CASP-like protein 4A3, translated as MSSPERSPPPPPHNTPERPESPEPAVTALAVAGRLSLDELAVMVSVVDGGEGGGRVSRKAENGLGAVMRAALGLRVSAALLCLVSFSVMVADNTEGWAGDSFGRYSEYRYLVSVTAIAFGYSAFHIYAKVHHVILKKYIIRSPINYYFDLTMDQILAYLLIAASSVAASRNDLWMSRFGSDEFMDMANVSIAISFLAFVALALSALISAHNFFRRSSGVTSQMEHL; from the exons ATGAGTTCCCCCGAGCGATCGCCACCGCCTCCGCCTCACAACACCCCCGAGAGGCCGGAGTCCCCGGAGCCGGCGGTCACGGCGCTGGCGGTGGCTGGCCGGCTGAGCCTGGACGAGTTAGCCGTCATGGTGAGTGTTGTCGATGGCGGGGAGGGTGGCGGCCGTGTCTCGAGGAAGGCGGAGAATGGTCTCGGGGCGGTGATGAGGGCGGCGCTCGGACTTAGGGTCTCCGCTGCGTTACTGTGTCTCGTGTCGTTCTCGGTCATGGTTGCAGACAACACCGAGGGGTGGGCCGGCGACTCCTTCGGCCGATACAGCGAGTACCG ATACTTGGTTTCTGTCACTGCGATTGCTTTCGGCTACTCAGCGTTCCACATTTACGCGAAGGTCCACCATGTGATACTGAAGAAATACATCATCCGCAGTCCGATCAATTACTACTTCGACCTCACAATGGATCAG ATACTGGCTTACCTTCTGATTGCTGCATCCTCTGTGGCTGCCTCCCGTAATGATCTTTGGATGTCTAGATTCGGAAGTGATGAATTCATGGACATGGCAAATGTGTCTATTGCCATCTCATTCCTAGCTTTTGTTGCCCTCGCTTTGAGTGCACTCATCTCGGCGCACAATTTCTTCCGTCGGAGTTCTGGTGTCACATCACAGATGGAACACCTGTGA
- the LOC135619961 gene encoding zinc-finger homeodomain protein 6-like — MEYKNQAAVVDEEDDEEEEIELPSSTSLGYNPPPPPPPPIRGSAFSKPVLNPFSSLISPSRGGGGSGSGSSAARNSGFYGITMPSSVHPTTAAAVDHQVSLSVVRNSDPVAVGGATTPDSKSTAAARNSTSAATADVSVRYKECLRNHAAGIGGHVLDGCGEFMPEGEPSTPGGLKCAACGCHRSFHRKETDGDNEATDPYYRVAARPALLLPPPPQHHHHHKQFPFGSPTTPSSALVAFGGNASASGGTTTESSSEERINAGAPTPATAQRKRFRTKFTVEQKEKMLAFADRVGWRIQKQDEAQVQEFCAKAGVRRQVLKVWMHNNKHLFKKQQQPANEDEPSAQQHLHQPHPSQD; from the coding sequence atggaatataagaACCAAGCTGCCGTTGTCGATGAGgaggatgatgaggaggaggagatagAGCTACCTTCTTCCACATCTCTAGGTTacaatcctcctcctcctcctcctcctcctattaGAGGATCAGCTTTCTCCAAACCCGTCCTCAATCCTTTTTCCTCTCTGATCTCCcccagcagaggaggaggaggaagtggaAGTGGCTCATCAGCTGCTAGGAATTCCGGTTTCTATGGAATCACCATGCCATCATCGGTTCACCCAACTACAGCTGCTGCTGTAGATCACCAAGTCTCTCTGTCTGTTGTGAGGAACTCCGATCCGGTTGCAGTCGGTGGTGCAACTACACCTGACTCCAAATCTACCGCCGCGGCTAGGAACTCGACGTCCGCTGCCACGGCCGATGTCTCCGTCAGGTACAAAGAATGTCTCCGCAATCACGCGGCCGGCATCGGCGGCCACGTCCTCGATGGCTGTGGCGAGTTCATGCCGGAGGGCGAGCCGTCCACGCCCGGGGGGCTGAAGTGCGCGGCCTGCGGCTGCCACAGGAGCTTCCACCGCAAGGAGACCGACGGTGACAACGAGGCTACTGACCCCTACTACCGAGTCGCCGCCCGTCctgctctcctcctccctcctcctccccaacACCATCACCACCACAAGCAATTCCCCTTCGGTTCTCCCACCACGCCTTCCTCCGCCCTCGTGGCCTTCGGAGGCAACGCCAGCGCGAGCGGGGGGACGACAACGGAGTCATCGAGCGAGGAGAGGATCAATGCCGGGGCGCCGACGCCGGCCACCGCGCAGAGGAAGCGGTTCCGGACCAAGTTCACGGTGGAGCAGAAGGAGAAGATGCTGGCTTTCGCGGATCGGGTGGGGTGGAGGATTCAGAAGCAAGACGAGGCTCAGGTCCAGGAATTCTGCGCCAAGGCCGGGGTGAGGAGGCAGGTCTTGAAGGTCTGGATGCACAACAACAAGCACCTGTTCAAGAAGCAGCAGCAACCAGCAAACGAGGATGAACCCTCGGCACAGCAGCACCTGCATCAACCGCACCCGTCTCAAGattga